CGTAGATTCATCGGTGAATATGGAGATATTGGTATGTTCCCCTTCTTTTGACTGCTTTATCAGTTTAGAAAATTACATTTGGTTGGAAATGTTTTATCCCCCTTACAGAATCCCTTTACAGTCACAATGTTGTTGTGGATGGACGAGAGCAAACTCTAAATATATGGGATGCGCCATATTCACAGTCACAGGTGATTCAACATTTTTGAAATAGTTGTAAAGATTAGGCTTTTTGGTAACTTAGTTGTTGAATTAtttctgtaatatatataatgcGTTAATTCGTGAATAGATACAACAACTATTAAAAATGCCATCTGAGGTGTTGATAACATACCTTATGGAAACAAGTATTGAGGAAAAGGTTCTTCTCTCAGCAGGACCTGTTTTCTGAATCTTTGATGTGTGAAAAAAGAGTCCAGTGGGCAGATGGTTTTGTGTTGGTCTACAGCATCTGTGACCGAGCCAGTTTCAATGCTATCACCAGACTCATCCAAACCATTAAAACCTCCAAGGACTTTCTGAGCTTTGAGAAGATGCCCATAGTTATTGTTGGAAACAAGAGGGATCTGCACCATCGCCGTACGGTCCTTAGTGAGGAGGGCAGGCTCCTTGCACTCTCCGCAGACTGTCTATTCTATGAGGTCTCAGCTGCTGAGAATTACCACAGTGTCCTCATGGTTTTCCATGGTCTTGTGAACCACATCAGGGAGTCCAGGGTGTCTGTGAAAAGGTTAGCAGGCATCAAGGGCATTGTGAAGAGTATGTCTGCAGTGTTCGCCCGTAGGAGAACAGATTCGCTGTGAAGCTAGTAGGAGCTCTGGAAATAAAGATTTATGTGGTTTGATATGACCCATTTTTGATGCCAAAGAGGGATATGTTGTGCTTGGCCCAATGCTGGGGCTTGCACAATAGTCCCTGATATCTCCTATGTCTACAGCTGGAGCGGAGTGGGGCACTAATTGAAGAGATTGACCTAGCCTGTCTGCCAAGGTGGGGGCCTCTTTCTGAGAACATGCATTCTCAATAAAGTGGTATAATTGTTGCAAAACACTAACCAGCAGATTATGTCAATCAAAAGTGGAGTGAATATTTCATCGTAAAGTGGAAAATATGTTCTTTAAACTGCTTTGCCTTCTCTAAGCAGAACATGTTGCATTGCTTTTGCATATAAACATTAGTGGTGCTGGCAAAAGGCTTGTGAACACTAGTGATTACGGCAGTGGGAATGTTTCATGAGTCCGTGCTAAGCTGCTGACGTGCTGTGGTCTAAAAATTTTAGCAGAAGCAAGGCAACATTGTCGTCTGCTACAATTATCAAATATAGCAAGTCTGCCACACTAGAGAGAGCTGTCATACACTAGGTTCAAGGCTATCTTGCAGTTACATAACAATAGGCTATATAACATATCAACACAGTATGCATTTTTCATAGCTTCCTTTTCAAGGCTGTGCAAGGGCTTTTTGAAGAATACTCTCATGTGTTGATTTCTAGACACAATATAAATGTCAATACAAAGTCAATAACCCCAAATGAAGACTTCCCATGAGTGCCATTTTAC
The sequence above is a segment of the Xyrauchen texanus isolate HMW12.3.18 chromosome 29, RBS_HiC_50CHRs, whole genome shotgun sequence genome. Coding sequences within it:
- the LOC127623274 gene encoding ras-related and estrogen-regulated growth inhibitor-like protein isoform X1, which translates into the protein MTGIYAQRMNANVVVLGTDNVGKSALTVRFLTRRFIGEYGDIESLYSHNVVVDGREQTLNIWDAPYSQSQQDLFSESLMCEKRVQWADGFVLVYSICDRASFNAITRLIQTIKTSKDFLSFEKMPIVIVGNKRDLHHRRTVLSEEGRLLALSADCLFYEVSAAENYHSVLMVFHGLVNHIRESRVSVKRLAGIKGIVKSMSAVFARRRTDSL
- the LOC127623274 gene encoding ras-related and estrogen-regulated growth inhibitor-like protein isoform X2, with translation MTGIYAQRMNANVVVLGTDNVGKSALTVRFLTRRFIGEYGDIESLYSHNVVVDGREQTLNIWDAPYSQSQDLFSESLMCEKRVQWADGFVLVYSICDRASFNAITRLIQTIKTSKDFLSFEKMPIVIVGNKRDLHHRRTVLSEEGRLLALSADCLFYEVSAAENYHSVLMVFHGLVNHIRESRVSVKRLAGIKGIVKSMSAVFARRRTDSL